One part of the Cellulosilyticum sp. I15G10I2 genome encodes these proteins:
- a CDS encoding ABC transporter substrate-binding protein, with translation MKFYKIIAPILSLTLLMATACSNNTASTSSDNSSSNASSGSGKVKLTFMGWEASPLETEAVKEGIAKFEAQNPNITIDYTPGLSGTEYTAKLMTMVAGNSAPDVFFIGSADYRTFVDKDALMNITDRFDSNFPVDDIIDSSKEIMTVNNNIYGISACTVSPIIYYNKDIFDKAGLPYPDADPTKAMTWEEFRTLAQKLTIKNGDSTEVYGAYGLETWLGRTLFYSNGGAVFNADYSKATMNDPKVAEVMTAIRDLRVVDGAAPDATTLENVGMSAAQMLQTGKVAMLIDGSWALQQLASMNFNVGMAPLPKFDKALTTGQAHLHAISATTKYPEEAWKFLTFLSGYDYQGALVSSGLWMPNRKSMYESDGVAKWYKEDVHGDSYKHMLSYFKDAIVEPTALQKSTKCGDIMTEESDKFFKDGQDINVTLENIDKRCNEELERVLGTK, from the coding sequence ATGAAATTCTATAAAATAATTGCACCTATTTTATCTTTAACTTTGCTGATGGCAACAGCCTGCTCAAATAATACAGCATCAACCAGCTCAGATAATTCATCCTCTAACGCTTCTTCCGGCAGCGGTAAAGTAAAACTCACTTTTATGGGCTGGGAAGCAAGCCCATTAGAAACTGAAGCTGTTAAAGAGGGGATTGCTAAATTTGAAGCTCAAAATCCTAACATCACTATAGATTATACCCCTGGACTCTCTGGTACTGAATATACCGCTAAACTCATGACTATGGTTGCCGGCAACTCTGCACCTGATGTATTTTTTATCGGTTCAGCAGATTATCGGACATTTGTAGATAAAGATGCTCTGATGAATATTACAGACCGGTTTGACAGCAACTTCCCTGTCGATGATATTATCGATTCGTCCAAAGAAATTATGACTGTAAACAATAATATATATGGTATCTCTGCATGTACAGTATCTCCAATCATCTATTATAACAAAGACATTTTTGATAAAGCAGGTCTTCCTTATCCCGATGCAGATCCCACAAAAGCTATGACTTGGGAAGAATTTAGAACTTTGGCTCAAAAGCTTACTATTAAAAACGGGGACAGTACTGAGGTTTATGGCGCCTATGGCTTAGAAACCTGGCTTGGAAGAACTTTGTTCTATTCAAACGGCGGGGCTGTATTTAATGCCGATTACTCAAAAGCTACAATGAACGATCCTAAAGTCGCAGAAGTTATGACGGCTATTCGTGACTTACGTGTAGTAGACGGCGCAGCGCCTGATGCTACGACTTTAGAAAATGTAGGAATGAGTGCAGCACAGATGCTTCAGACCGGAAAAGTTGCCATGCTTATCGATGGCTCTTGGGCACTCCAGCAGCTTGCAAGTATGAACTTTAATGTAGGAATGGCGCCACTTCCTAAGTTTGATAAGGCGCTGACAACCGGTCAAGCACATCTTCATGCTATCTCAGCAACTACAAAATATCCTGAGGAAGCTTGGAAATTTCTAACATTCCTTTCGGGTTATGATTATCAAGGTGCTCTAGTTTCCAGCGGACTTTGGATGCCAAACCGCAAATCTATGTATGAATCTGATGGCGTAGCTAAGTGGTATAAAGAAGATGTTCACGGCGATAGTTATAAACACATGCTCTCATACTTTAAAGATGCTATTGTTGAGCCAACAGCCCTTCAAAAATCTACTAAATGCGGTGATATCATGACTGAAGAAAGTGATAAGTTTTTTAAAGACGGTCAAGATATAAACGTAACACTTGAGAATATTGATAAGCGCTGTAATGAAGAATTAGAAAGGGTTTTGGGCACTAAATAA
- a CDS encoding sensor histidine kinase, with translation MNLNKKFLLIFLLLSIIPIIIITTFTYDRYTNLVNKQMNEVASNIFESALRESVDTINEINRISEIFQFYSETTYSIVDDLKKYKVNDGSYTTYDLYKSRNNMMFVAKNLIYSNDYINGLFIFTPSGENIGYGYGNGIDIKLGYKPFEDDWYQSTLSLEGKIHISDITKKDFIINSKPSISFSRAIYDVYSKEFLGVLLIDCSPNVFNLSSINTLPDSALLSIQKNSGSVLYSNINDIKAPFTQKNTQILKHPLGIGELVLVAAINHEKLYHEFDITKILIIVIAALCCLLFIVISIILSHYLIKPITKLSKTMAGHHEYRLICDPKYLSRNDEIGILYNEYNNMLEEINRHVKEQYQNKLITLDSQMKSLEAQINSHFLYNTLESINSIAEIEEVESISIMSLALGNMFRYSIKTQSELVTIRDEISHVNDYMSIQKIRFEDRFNVIFDTPEHIGSLQVLKLILQPIVENALYHGLERCQTSGTIVVRAYTLDEHIYFEVADDGVGMDEAQLKAIRAKLAEPAHFTELGHRNKQSIGLKNIHSRIALYYGKGYGLSVHSEENKGAKISIKLPILKREG, from the coding sequence CCAGTAATATATTTGAAAGCGCCCTTCGAGAATCTGTTGATACCATTAATGAAATCAACCGCATCTCTGAGATCTTTCAATTTTACTCTGAAACAACTTACTCCATTGTCGATGATCTTAAAAAATATAAAGTGAACGATGGCAGCTATACCACTTATGACCTTTATAAAAGCCGTAATAATATGATGTTTGTTGCCAAAAACCTCATTTACTCCAATGATTATATTAACGGTCTTTTTATCTTTACCCCCAGTGGTGAAAATATCGGTTATGGTTATGGCAACGGCATTGATATCAAGTTAGGTTATAAACCTTTTGAAGATGACTGGTATCAGTCTACCCTATCCCTAGAAGGCAAAATTCATATAAGCGATATTACAAAAAAAGACTTTATTATTAATTCTAAACCCTCAATCTCCTTTTCAAGAGCTATTTATGATGTCTATTCTAAAGAATTTTTAGGGGTTCTACTCATTGACTGTTCGCCTAATGTCTTTAACTTGAGCAGTATCAACACACTGCCTGACAGTGCATTGTTATCTATACAAAAAAATAGCGGGTCTGTTTTGTATTCTAATATCAATGATATTAAAGCGCCTTTTACCCAAAAAAACACACAAATCCTCAAGCATCCTCTTGGTATTGGTGAATTAGTACTGGTAGCAGCTATTAATCACGAAAAGCTGTATCATGAATTTGATATTACAAAAATCTTGATTATTGTTATCGCCGCGCTGTGCTGTCTTTTATTTATTGTTATTTCTATTATATTGTCTCATTATTTAATAAAACCAATCACAAAACTTAGTAAAACCATGGCTGGACACCATGAATATCGTCTGATTTGTGACCCTAAGTATCTCTCACGTAATGACGAGATTGGTATTTTATATAATGAATATAACAACATGCTCGAAGAGATTAACCGTCATGTCAAAGAGCAGTATCAAAATAAACTTATTACACTGGATTCTCAGATGAAATCTTTAGAAGCTCAGATTAATTCACATTTTCTATATAATACACTGGAATCTATCAACAGTATTGCTGAGATTGAAGAAGTCGAAAGTATTTCTATCATGTCTTTAGCTCTTGGCAATATGTTTCGTTATAGTATTAAAACACAGAGCGAACTCGTGACCATCCGTGATGAAATAAGCCATGTTAATGATTATATGTCTATTCAGAAAATACGCTTTGAAGATCGATTCAATGTGATCTTTGATACCCCAGAACATATCGGCAGTCTGCAGGTACTTAAACTCATTTTGCAGCCTATTGTTGAAAATGCTTTATATCATGGACTTGAACGCTGCCAAACCAGCGGAACTATTGTAGTACGAGCTTATACTTTGGATGAGCATATTTATTTTGAAGTAGCTGATGACGGGGTAGGCATGGACGAGGCTCAGCTTAAAGCCATACGAGCTAAACTTGCTGAACCTGCCCACTTTACAGAACTTGGACATCGCAACAAGCAAAGTATCGGTTTAAAAAATATTCATTCTCGTATCGCGCTCTATTATGGCAAAGGCTATGGCTTATCTGTGCATAGTGAAGAAAATAAAGGTGCAAAAATCAGCATTAAACTGCCAATTTTAAAAAGGGAGGGATAG
- a CDS encoding response regulator transcription factor, producing MYTYIVVDDEPLTRRGTIKKIGSLNDTVKCIGEASNGQEALSLIETLNPNIIITDMNMPILDGIGLLQQLNEKYTDKQIIVISGYKDFEYAKQAIAAKAISYILKPFNRNAIQDAIKHAINLIENKTELENKIVSIEAEKEFAKYDYDLHILKNLILGYHTTSPELVSDKLKLLDQNHHFILLTLHAVKKFDETLLTDLIQSQGFGDLSLYLSHLHNDKIGFFVLFFPENTPLNLNTLYQQIASDFINLLKHDDQNISIGISTAKSELIQLNSAFKETVAALNSKKLIQENTYYLFTVENMPVTPLHWKNLQEFLFRIETGETERVIALVEDLFNYFMMQPQCTLYDLKYYCIEITQKIRELLNLYFDNVAQGNTSSSVQSIFNGMFTFEEIKAYFLQFFTNISLSMQSKSIYACQDTIENVKTYVKRNYFNDLTSDFISSLFYMNRSYFSHLFKKKSGQNFVDYINTVRTEEAKRLLRDSDKKMYQVAKAVGYDNVKYFFRIFKKVTGITPEQYRKT from the coding sequence ATGTATACTTATATTGTAGTAGATGATGAGCCGCTGACAAGAAGGGGTACTATCAAAAAAATTGGAAGCTTAAATGATACAGTTAAATGCATCGGGGAGGCGTCTAATGGTCAAGAGGCCCTCTCACTTATCGAGACATTAAACCCTAATATTATTATTACCGATATGAATATGCCTATTTTAGATGGCATCGGCCTACTTCAGCAACTAAATGAAAAATATACTGATAAACAGATTATTGTCATAAGTGGCTATAAGGATTTTGAATATGCCAAACAAGCCATTGCAGCAAAGGCAATCAGTTATATTTTAAAACCTTTTAACCGTAATGCGATTCAAGATGCCATCAAGCATGCGATTAATCTCATAGAAAATAAAACAGAACTTGAAAATAAAATTGTTTCGATCGAAGCCGAAAAAGAATTTGCCAAATATGATTATGACCTCCATATTTTAAAAAACTTGATTTTGGGTTATCATACAACATCTCCCGAACTGGTCTCCGATAAGCTTAAACTACTTGACCAAAATCACCATTTCATATTGCTTACATTGCATGCCGTCAAAAAGTTTGATGAAACGCTTCTGACAGATTTAATACAATCTCAAGGCTTTGGGGATCTAAGTCTTTATCTATCCCATCTGCATAATGATAAAATAGGCTTTTTTGTGCTCTTTTTCCCAGAAAATACACCACTCAATCTCAATACACTGTATCAGCAAATAGCCAGCGATTTTATTAATTTGCTAAAACATGATGATCAAAACATTTCTATTGGAATAAGCACTGCAAAATCTGAGCTTATTCAGTTAAACAGTGCGTTCAAGGAAACAGTTGCAGCGCTTAACTCTAAAAAACTCATTCAAGAGAACACATACTATCTTTTTACAGTAGAGAATATGCCTGTTACGCCTCTTCATTGGAAAAATCTCCAGGAATTTTTGTTCCGTATTGAAACAGGCGAGACAGAACGTGTTATTGCACTCGTCGAGGATTTATTTAATTATTTTATGATGCAGCCACAATGTACGTTATATGACCTGAAATATTACTGCATCGAAATAACGCAAAAAATCCGTGAGCTTTTAAACCTTTATTTTGATAATGTTGCTCAGGGTAATACTTCTTCAAGTGTGCAAAGCATCTTTAACGGCATGTTTACCTTTGAAGAAATTAAAGCTTATTTTCTTCAGTTCTTTACGAATATTTCCTTGAGCATGCAGTCAAAAAGTATCTATGCTTGCCAAGATACGATAGAAAATGTTAAGACCTACGTGAAGCGAAACTATTTTAATGATTTAACCTCTGATTTTATATCTTCGCTTTTTTATATGAATCGTAGTTATTTCAGTCATTTATTTAAGAAAAAATCAGGCCAGAACTTTGTAGACTATATCAACACTGTCCGTACCGAGGAAGCTAAACGCCTGCTTAGAGACTCGGACAAAAAAATGTATCAGGTTGCTAAAGCAGTCGGCTATGATAATGTCAAATACTTCTTTAGGATTTTCAAGAAAGTAACAGGTATAACCCCTGAACAATATCGTAAAACTTAA
- a CDS encoding glycoside hydrolase family 127 protein, giving the protein MYTKNFSKPLDLRAININDSFWKKFLLIAREHVIPYQWEALNDRIEGAEPSYCMRNFKIAAGMMEGEFGGCVFQDSDFGKWIEAVGYALMWHPDVALQKIADEAIDIVCAAQQPDGYLNTYYIINGLEKRWTNLRDNHELYCAGHLLEGAIAYYIATGKDKLLNTIKKYIDYIAEVFGTDTNLLPGYPGHEIIEMALVKLYNLTDDIKYLNLAKYFIDQRGQSPLYFEAEGELYNNNFHWKDSYFKYQYYQAGLPVREQTSAEGHAVRAAYLYSGMADVARETNDQSLLQACETLWLSIVNKQMYITGAIGSSAYGEAFTYDYDLPNDTIYAETCAAIGLVFFAKRMLEISPISQYADVMEKALYNGIISGMSLDGEKFFYVNPLEVVPEASEKDHLRRHVKVERQKWFGCACCPPNVARLLTSLASYCYTQKEDTLFMHLYVGGNIQLNLGDQDVCLGVRTHYPWDEEVSIGLTLKEETNFTIAIRIPAWCNQYMISVNGCPAAYTLTNGYAYLERKWHDKDEITIVFEMPVRINSAHPNVRENIGKVAITRGPIVYCLEEADNGKGLHRVCLGSAPDFTCQFEEDLLGGVVTITSSGQYLSDENWDASSLYHADITPIMQNKKLKWIPYYTWANRTPGEMLVWVRR; this is encoded by the coding sequence ATGTATACTAAAAATTTCAGTAAACCCTTAGACTTAAGAGCAATTAATATAAACGATAGTTTTTGGAAAAAGTTCCTTCTGATAGCAAGAGAACATGTCATCCCTTATCAGTGGGAAGCCCTAAATGACCGTATCGAAGGCGCAGAACCCAGTTATTGTATGAGAAACTTTAAAATAGCTGCTGGTATGATGGAGGGTGAATTTGGCGGCTGTGTTTTTCAAGATAGTGACTTTGGCAAGTGGATTGAAGCAGTCGGTTATGCGCTGATGTGGCATCCCGATGTAGCGCTCCAAAAGATTGCTGATGAGGCCATAGACATTGTATGTGCTGCTCAGCAGCCTGATGGTTACTTAAACACTTACTATATTATAAACGGACTCGAAAAGAGATGGACCAATCTTAGAGATAATCATGAGCTTTACTGTGCAGGCCATCTGCTAGAAGGTGCCATTGCTTATTACATAGCAACTGGCAAAGATAAGCTCTTAAATACTATCAAAAAATATATTGACTATATTGCTGAGGTCTTTGGCACTGATACCAATCTACTCCCAGGTTATCCTGGTCATGAAATTATCGAAATGGCCCTTGTAAAACTTTATAATCTGACTGATGATATCAAGTACTTAAACCTTGCAAAATATTTTATTGATCAAAGAGGTCAATCCCCTTTGTACTTTGAAGCGGAAGGTGAATTATATAACAATAATTTTCATTGGAAGGACAGTTACTTTAAATATCAATACTATCAAGCAGGCCTTCCTGTAAGGGAGCAGACATCCGCCGAAGGCCATGCCGTAAGAGCTGCCTACCTTTACTCCGGTATGGCTGATGTCGCTCGGGAAACAAATGATCAGTCTCTGCTGCAAGCTTGTGAAACACTATGGCTCAGCATTGTTAATAAGCAGATGTATATAACGGGTGCTATAGGTTCTTCTGCTTATGGTGAGGCTTTCACTTATGATTATGACCTGCCTAATGATACCATTTATGCAGAAACTTGTGCAGCTATAGGACTGGTTTTCTTTGCAAAAAGAATGCTTGAGATCTCTCCCATAAGTCAATATGCTGACGTGATGGAAAAAGCTTTATACAACGGTATTATAAGTGGTATGTCCCTAGATGGGGAAAAGTTCTTCTATGTGAATCCTTTAGAAGTAGTTCCTGAAGCCTCTGAAAAGGATCATCTTCGAAGACATGTTAAAGTAGAACGTCAAAAATGGTTTGGCTGTGCCTGCTGCCCCCCCAATGTTGCAAGGCTGCTCACGTCTCTCGCCAGCTATTGTTATACACAAAAAGAAGATACACTCTTTATGCATCTTTATGTAGGTGGTAATATTCAACTGAATCTTGGAGATCAAGATGTCTGCTTGGGTGTACGTACTCATTATCCTTGGGATGAAGAGGTATCTATAGGCCTAACTCTTAAAGAAGAAACAAATTTTACTATTGCCATTAGGATCCCTGCTTGGTGTAATCAATATATGATCAGCGTCAATGGCTGTCCTGCTGCTTATACCCTTACTAACGGTTATGCTTATCTTGAGAGAAAATGGCATGATAAGGATGAAATTACAATTGTTTTTGAGATGCCTGTTAGAATCAACTCTGCCCATCCAAATGTTAGAGAAAATATAGGTAAAGTAGCGATTACAAGGGGACCTATTGTTTATTGTCTTGAAGAAGCCGATAACGGCAAAGGGCTTCACAGAGTCTGCTTAGGTAGTGCACCAGACTTTACGTGTCAATTTGAAGAGGATTTGCTTGGCGGCGTCGTAACTATTACCTCGAGCGGCCAATACCTTTCAGATGAAAACTGGGATGCGTCATCCTTGTATCACGCTGACATCACCCCTATTATGCAAAATAAAAAACTTAAATGGATTCCTTATTATACTTGGGCTAACAGAACCCCCGGCGAAATGTTGGTATGGGTTCGCAGATAA
- a CDS encoding AraC family transcriptional regulator — MLYLLYQSKASLKYISSGKFVSDKPFIHSRRKLNTFVLLIGCKGTLYISQNNVNYELKPDTFILLLPGYEHFGYQPSDPALSYYWCHFTLDEQVYKLLSYHEMNQYTYIMDNELIKDDALNTYILPECGSILSSDRARVFFRQLLDLSNRNCYSAYMCDYVLSLLAMEITEAFLSDNKARNKELTKTHCTIPEIMEWIRINYDKRLTVNQVAQTFNYNPDYLSTTFKKVTGVSLSKYINKMKISIAKKLLFNSSLSIREIAYKAGFDDEKYFMKLFKQLEDVTPTQYRNAFSRTHLNNK, encoded by the coding sequence ATGTTATATTTATTATATCAAAGCAAGGCGTCTTTAAAGTATATTTCGAGCGGTAAATTTGTTTCTGATAAACCATTTATTCACTCAAGAAGAAAACTCAATACATTTGTCTTGCTAATTGGCTGCAAAGGCACATTGTACATATCTCAAAACAATGTGAATTATGAACTTAAGCCTGACACCTTTATACTTTTATTACCAGGTTATGAACATTTTGGATATCAGCCTTCAGATCCGGCACTTTCTTACTATTGGTGTCATTTTACACTGGACGAACAGGTTTATAAGTTGCTTTCGTATCATGAAATGAATCAATATACCTATATCATGGATAATGAACTGATTAAAGATGATGCCCTAAATACATACATATTACCAGAATGTGGAAGTATTTTATCTTCTGATAGAGCCAGGGTATTTTTTCGGCAGCTTTTAGATTTATCGAATAGGAACTGTTATTCAGCGTATATGTGTGATTATGTACTAAGTCTTTTAGCTATGGAAATTACCGAAGCTTTTCTAAGCGATAATAAAGCAAGAAATAAAGAACTTACAAAAACACACTGTACCATACCAGAAATCATGGAATGGATTAGAATTAACTATGACAAAAGGCTTACCGTGAATCAAGTAGCTCAAACGTTTAATTATAATCCGGACTATCTATCTACCACATTCAAGAAGGTTACAGGCGTATCTTTATCCAAGTATATTAATAAAATGAAAATTTCTATTGCTAAAAAACTTTTGTTTAACTCAAGCTTATCTATAAGAGAGATAGCTTATAAAGCGGGTTTTGATGATGAAAAGTATTTTATGAAGCTCTTTAAGCAACTGGAAGATGTAACGCCTACTCAGTACCGCAATGCTTTTTCTAGGACCCATTTGAATAATAAGTAA
- a CDS encoding carbohydrate ABC transporter permease, giving the protein MRLSVYKKELLAKFICHIILIAGSAVMLLPFLWMISTSLKQLGEVFVFPPTFFGEKLIWENYLKIASRFNYFRYFFNSLKISAWVVFFQLFTSAMAGFCFARLQFKVRDKLFILYLATMMIPFQVTIIPNFLQMKLYNLLNTHWSLMIPPMVSAFGTFLMRQFFITVPTELDEAAKIDGCTPFGVFIRILLPMAQPVIATLAIFCFMGIWNDYFTPLIYLNNETLYTLPLGLAKMKGMYSTDWPVLMASTFISILPVLVAFLCAQDAFVKGIMLSGLKD; this is encoded by the coding sequence ATGAGATTAAGCGTGTATAAAAAAGAGCTCCTTGCTAAGTTTATTTGTCATATCATATTGATTGCTGGCTCAGCTGTCATGTTACTACCGTTTTTATGGATGATTTCAACTTCTTTAAAACAACTTGGTGAGGTTTTTGTATTCCCTCCCACCTTTTTTGGAGAAAAACTTATTTGGGAAAACTATTTAAAAATAGCTTCTCGGTTTAACTATTTTAGATATTTCTTCAATAGTTTAAAAATATCCGCATGGGTAGTATTTTTTCAGCTTTTCACAAGTGCCATGGCAGGATTTTGTTTTGCAAGGCTTCAGTTTAAGGTAAGAGATAAACTATTTATCCTTTACCTCGCAACTATGATGATTCCTTTTCAGGTTACAATCATCCCTAACTTTTTGCAGATGAAACTTTACAATTTGCTTAATACCCATTGGTCACTTATGATTCCTCCAATGGTGTCGGCATTTGGTACTTTTTTAATGCGTCAATTTTTCATCACCGTCCCTACGGAGCTTGATGAAGCAGCAAAAATAGATGGCTGCACACCATTTGGAGTTTTTATAAGGATTTTATTACCTATGGCACAGCCAGTTATTGCTACCTTAGCAATATTCTGTTTTATGGGGATATGGAATGATTATTTTACGCCCCTTATCTACTTAAACAATGAAACCTTATATACTTTGCCCCTTGGTCTTGCAAAGATGAAGGGGATGTATTCCACAGACTGGCCTGTACTTATGGCTTCTACTTTTATATCAATTCTACCTGTTCTAGTAGCCTTTTTATGTGCCCAGGATGCCTTTGTAAAAGGGATTATGTTATCTGGCCTAAAAGATTAA
- a CDS encoding nitroreductase family protein translates to MSKDFYTAVEKRRSIYSISKESTISDERISEIIGHAIKHTPSAFNSQSSRVIVLLSKNHDKLWDLTKEALKKVVPLDQFAATEEKINSFQNGYGTVLFFEDQAVIHSLQQQFALYKDNFPIWSQQSSGMLQYVVWNALEIEGLGASLQHYSPLIDDDVKKEWRIPDNWKLIAQMPFGKPTAAPSEKSFQPVESRLKVFK, encoded by the coding sequence ATGTCAAAAGATTTTTATACAGCAGTAGAAAAAAGACGTTCTATTTATAGTATCTCAAAAGAGTCTACTATTTCAGATGAACGTATTTCAGAAATCATTGGTCATGCCATAAAACATACACCTTCTGCTTTTAACTCTCAAAGTTCACGCGTTATTGTTTTACTTAGTAAAAATCATGATAAATTATGGGATCTAACTAAAGAGGCTCTTAAAAAAGTGGTTCCTTTAGATCAATTTGCAGCTACTGAAGAAAAGATAAATTCTTTCCAGAACGGATATGGTACAGTTTTATTTTTTGAAGATCAGGCTGTTATTCACTCTCTTCAGCAGCAATTTGCGCTTTATAAGGATAACTTCCCTATTTGGTCACAACAATCAAGTGGTATGTTACAATATGTGGTATGGAATGCTTTAGAAATTGAAGGATTAGGCGCATCTTTGCAACACTATAGTCCTCTTATTGATGATGATGTAAAAAAAGAGTGGCGTATTCCCGACAATTGGAAGCTTATTGCCCAGATGCCGTTTGGCAAGCCTACGGCTGCACCTAGTGAGAAATCATTTCAGCCTGTTGAATCTAGATTAAAAGTTTTTAAATAA
- a CDS encoding carbohydrate ABC transporter permease produces the protein MINTHTSNVSPEKPIQTRPSHKFNKLLYKDGTWAFIMLLPNLIGFLMFILIPVIATFVISFMDYDIVSPMKFVGLQNYIEMFKDPIVHQTLRNTLVYTVTTVPVGMVFSLILAVVLDQKVFGRRFYRAVYFLPSITSMVAIAVVWQWIYNPEFGLLNYILSLFGLKGPSWLSSSATSLLAIAIVGIWKSIGYNMLLFLAGLQGISETYYEAAKLDGANPMQEFFYITIPLLSPTTFFIFIMSIIGSFQVFDSVILMTNGGPGRSSSVLVQYLYENAFKYFRMGYACSIAYLLFFVVLIVTAINLRVEKNIRNIY, from the coding sequence ATGATAAACACACACACATCCAACGTTTCACCTGAAAAACCTATTCAAACACGTCCATCTCATAAATTCAATAAGCTGCTTTATAAAGATGGAACTTGGGCCTTCATTATGTTATTACCTAATTTAATAGGCTTTTTGATGTTTATTTTAATTCCTGTTATCGCCACTTTTGTGATTAGCTTCATGGACTATGATATTGTCTCGCCTATGAAGTTTGTCGGCTTACAAAACTATATAGAAATGTTTAAGGACCCTATCGTTCATCAGACACTGCGCAATACCTTAGTCTATACAGTCACTACCGTGCCAGTAGGTATGGTCTTCTCATTAATTCTTGCGGTTGTTTTAGATCAAAAAGTATTTGGAAGACGTTTTTATAGAGCGGTATACTTCTTGCCCTCTATTACCTCTATGGTTGCTATTGCCGTAGTCTGGCAGTGGATTTATAATCCTGAATTTGGACTATTAAATTACATACTCTCTTTATTTGGCTTAAAAGGTCCCTCCTGGCTTTCAAGTTCTGCTACGTCGCTCCTAGCAATAGCCATCGTGGGTATCTGGAAAAGCATTGGCTATAACATGCTGCTCTTTTTAGCAGGTTTGCAGGGCATATCAGAAACGTATTATGAGGCAGCCAAACTTGATGGTGCAAATCCTATGCAAGAGTTTTTTTATATCACTATACCACTGTTGTCTCCTACCACGTTCTTCATTTTTATTATGTCCATAATAGGTTCATTCCAAGTTTTTGATTCTGTTATTTTGATGACAAATGGCGGACCCGGCCGTTCATCATCGGTTCTTGTTCAATATTTATACGAAAATGCTTTTAAATACTTTAGAATGGGATACGCTTGTTCAATTGCTTATCTTTTATTCTTCGTAGTATTAATTGTTACAGCGATTAATCTTCGGGTTGAAAAAAATATACGGAATATTTATTAA